Within Porites lutea chromosome 2, jaPorLute2.1, whole genome shotgun sequence, the genomic segment aaacccattttaattggatgtgccaataaagttgatttatttgatttatttataaatctCACTGCAGGTTCAATTTCAGAGAAATTCCCTTAAGAAAAGGACTTTTCGGGTATCCAATCTTTGTTTAGCCTGTCCACAGACGTTGTCCGATCCCAAGGTAGGAACAACGGAGAATCAAACGGGCTGCAGGTCCTTTTtcatttgcttgtttgttttactttgtttgtttggaAAGGGTTCAGGGAAACCGGGGGGAGGCTGGTAGGGGTTCAAGTTACTTTCACAACAAGGACCAAGCATTTTATTCACACCTAAACATCTGAATGTCATGCCGGTTCCAACACCGTGTGTGACTATTAAACAACGTGCGCGCGGGTGATGTTGGCACATGAAATGCGCGCGTCACTAGTGATCAGATCGAGTTCATACAACACGTCATGTCAAGAGGAGCATCCTCGTCCCTAAACCTGCGATGTACTACAAACATGTTGTACTACAATCTTGAACAGACAAGCCTTCCCTCCTCCGAAAAATCGAGGGTGACGCAACGCGAGGGCCCAAAAGCACCATTTATTCATCCTTGATTTGTGAGGGGGGAAGGAGACTCTGCTTTATTTTTAGGGGGGACGATTACTCTGTTTATTTTCACTTTGATAGAACCGTTTGATCCCTTTCTTTTGGATCTAGAGTCACAAGTATGACAAACTGAAAATACTTAGTTAAAATTTCAACTCGGTTTTGACCCTTTAACTTTTTGTTGTCCGTTCACTTTAATTTAAGCGGTACTTATGATTGGTTAGTTGTAGCCTTGAATCGACTATCGACCAATCATAAATAACGCTCGCAATTGTCCACCCAAACGAACTCAGAAATCGCTGCACCCAAAGCTTGCACCCATTCTTCCTTGTGTTTATGGTGGGGAATAAAATCGTCCTGGTATGAGTAGTTCTGAATAGGACTATTGGTGCCACGACCTGTGTGGAAGTGATGATAACTACCACAACTGTCAACAACAATCCCAATTTGAAGTGGACATCACCACATACGACTGGGATCAAACCCTAATGCGATGCAGGATCTTTATGATAGCCATCACAAAGTGTCCACATGATTAAAAGTTCACCAAACTGCAGTACTTACAATTCGGTCAGACAAATATGAAGAAATATAGAAGTGACAGACAACCCAGACATATACGAAGTacttaaaaagagaaatttattCCACTATTTCATGATAGTGAATATTTCTTGGGTACAAGATCCCTTTGATAACGAAGTGAACGCAATGGTAAATACCCACCCAGTCTTGAAACCGTAGGTAATGAGTTCACATTTCGCATTGCTTCAGCACGATTCCGTTCCGTGGTTTTCAACGCagcttaaaagaaaataataataaaatccaactatcttcttatttaaaaaagaaatattctttCGCCACATGTACGGGAAtctaagacagtcttggattctagattccccgccgtggattctggattccaggtattGGATTCCATCTTTGTTAGTGGGACTCGGATTCCGTATTCCAGTCGTTAGCTAGCCTATGTCACAGACAAAAGtcaactctggttaagtccgtctgcgaagcagtgccgaaatccttgttctggggccccacctgtgtaccaggatttgagaaCATGCCGTGATTGGCCTCTTAGAAAAGAttaaaagccattgtcgatttacCAGTCAAAATGAACGGAAAATTTAAAGGCACTTCCGGtgattcgttgagtccgttgggggcccAGAGCAGGGATATCGGCGCTGTTtcacagacgttactaaccgaggttaaataAGTCTGCGACGCAAGCTAAtcattagtgggattccggattctttgagctgtattcccaaggattccggattccacaagcaaagatttcccagattccggaatccagattACCTTACATGGAACGAATTCTTAATTTACTAACCACCAGTTGTGACAAAACTGGCTTTAAATAACATCAGCTTGGTTTTAATGTCTTGCGTATCCTCTTGGCCGGCCGCATGTAAGGATTGTCATTATTAAAAGATTCCGTGCTTGGTGCATTTGTGGGTAACATTCCACTTGACTGTGATTCTCTAAGCGCTGAGTCTTGCTCTGGAAGTTCAACTTCATCGAGATCTCCAACCGCTGGCAAGTAAGGCAACACGGGCGACTCATTCACAAGTactgaagaaaaggaaaagaacgGAAACGAATTACTGGAAATAAATAGAATTGGCACCGCGCATGCAcggacattttttcttttttaaatccATAGGGCTTTGTTAagaagacatttacatttaACAAAATTGATACATaagaaggaaaaagacaaaaggGAGAAAGAAAGGATAGTACATGATTGCTATATAAAGTATTTATTATTGATATAGGGTATCACTCAGCTAAGGCTTAAAACAGAACCAAGAGCCTTTTTCGTCAAAGGAACAGAGAACACAGTGGAGGTAGCGGGGACGAATTACTGAAAACGAATGGATAAGGCATTAAGTTATATATTTATGCTTTTCTTCTCGCCAAAAGCAAGGTTTGAGTGGCACCGCATGGAGATCTACTACCACCTAACCCTACTACTACTCTTTGATTTTAAACCGAGCTGAAATAAAGTAGACTAACTTATGCATAAAGCAACCTGTACATACATTTGCAACCTTTTGTATTTACattactattgttttttttgtttttttttgttttgttttttttttttttcatcacgGGCTTTGCAGACCGTAAAACACTCGTATCAAGCAATCTTCTTACCATATTTTTCCTATAGAACGTTAAAACACAATCAGGATTTTTAAGACTGTTGATTTTCAAAAACAGTCGAAAATAAAAGTGTAATTTGTATTTTGACCTGAGTTGGACGCTCAAAGTGGAATGTCTGGTTTATCAGGAGTCCTCAAACACTTCTTGAAGACTTTTACAGTTTAGAAGCAAAAAGATCCGGTCAGAATTTACTTACATGGAAAAGACGGTGCATCTAATCCCTCGCAGATCCCAGAGCTGAGTTCCGCTGTCTTCGCTAAAAATCTGTGTAATCAAATTAAGTGCTATGTACGTGAAGCAATCAACTTATCGAAGAGCTAATTGAGAGAATtgttaataataagaaaaaaaacagggcCAGAAGGGAACACCCTATTCCTCAGATAATTCCATACCTAGGGAGGGTTTAACCATTTGCAGAGAAAGACAGTTCCTTGATTATCATTTACTTTAGGACCTTGAGTGCTGGTATGACCCCAGAGAACGCATCAGGGACCTCCATCTTTGTAAACAACTGGGTTAACCCTACTTACACCGGATAATCACAGCGACAGTACAAAGATACAGTGTTCATGTTCCGAACTTAAGAGTCCTGTCTAAGATACACTATCCAGACATTTAAAAAGTAACCATTTCTACAGTGTTATTGTCAACCAAGCATTCTCTACTGAAATAAGAATTCCATACACTAGTCTTAACTCAATGgattactaaataaaataacataGTGAGAAAGGGAAATTGTCTTAAACCAGCTGTCAGACAGCAAAAAGTGCATGCACCAAGCTTACTCTTTATAAAAGAATGACTACACTGTTGATCTTACTTGGATAATCCTTCCTCAATATCTTTTCTTTGTGAAGCATACTTCTCTCGAACAGCTTGGTATTCTTTACTAGACTGCCTGAAagcctgacaaaaaaaaaatattcaaagaaTGACCTTTATTTCAACTCAGTAAGAAAACATTTAGCAAACAAGTTGGTAGTTAGACAGCCACCTTGTAAGAATAAGCCAGAAAAGCAATCAGAATTTGATGTTTTGCCAAATAATTATGACAACTATACaattaattttctccaaaatatAGTTAAGTAATAAATTCCACTAAATGcatcagtaaaacaaaatgaatggaAAATCCTCTTCAAGTACACCAGCAGCATCTGGGGCTGTGAAAAAGCTCAGTTGACATTAAGAGAAGACAGTTTAGTTAATTAGTGGCAGCATTTACCTGACCTACCCATCCACCCTACCATGTGAACAAGCACTCTTGACAGGGAAAAAAGgtgagaacaaagaaaaaaagacaaggaggggaggggggggggggaggaggagaGGCCCGCCCTCTGAACCCACCACCCAACTTTAACTCTGCGTTTTTCATTCTCTTCAATTTTATTCCAACAAACAGGAGGATGTGCAAACAGGTTTCACCCATCCTTCCCTTTAAGATTTTAGTTGCCTATATATTTAAGGTCATACAGAGGATTTCATATTCCTACATGTAAATCATTAAtgtttcttctttgtttatAAAGCTCTTATTGCTCCAGTCAGCTAGTCAGCTTGATATAGCTTGTAGTGATCTCAGTCACCAGCAGTCATAGAAGTTGACCACATACTCATCCCATCAAGGAAAAAACACAACTAAAACAATGGTGGTAACAAGTACAGTGTATTTAATGTTTTCAAGGAGGACATAAGCAAACAATGACATTTTATTGATCTTGAATGCAGTCTCTAACAATAACTCTCAGAAAATTTACCTTCACCTGAAAAGTTAAATGGGTTTGAAATACCTcaaattcattttattaaagaTGTTTCCACTGCTGACCACATCAGCTCATCTGTAATTTTCATCATgtttaattaaaaatgttgttgttgttgttgttgttgttgttgcagtcATTGTGGTTGATTCTATGCAAGTTTATGTACAGTGTATACGCACCAGCCATCATAATCTATTTAAATGTAAACCATTAGCCATTTTGACACACTAGATGGATTATCCATCTCTTCAAAATCCATCAAAATTGATGGATGAACAGATAGATAAAGTCAGATGGATTAACCATTCCATTTTCACATTAAGAGGAATTATCCATCTGATGCAAGTTATCTAACAGATAACCTGCCTAAGACGGATAGTCcatctctagtgtgaaaacagcCATTTTGTACTAAAATTATTAAACAACCTACCGGTGTTTTAATGTAAGAATGTGGGTCAGGAAGTGGTGGAAGATGTGCTGGAATATGAGCAGGGCGTGGCTGTCTGGTACCAGCTGCTAAAGACTTAGGTGTGGGTGCAACACGAGattttaaagctacaaaaaaaaaggacgcAGAGATTTTGATATAATAATAACTTGATCAGATTGTTTAAGACCTAAAAGTATTTAGGGTTTTTTCTCAGACACACTGTGGCCATTTCaagttaaaataataataacacaaaaATGGGACTCGAGAGCTTAATTCAGTCCAGCAATGTTTACTAGAAAATCTTGAGCACCTGACAGAGCAAGAGAAATGTGCCATTAACTGTGCCACTACCATTGTCTACAtggttacaggtcaaaattaaattcagggtAAAATTTctcaacctaggttgattctcaatttcctttctaTCCTAtaagccctaattcatgaataaccttggttaaaaaattttaacctattacttaattttgacctgtaacatatactcTCATACACAATACATGTAGCTCTCAGCTGATGAATGTGTCAAGATTTCTACAGCTACTGTAAATAGAGAAACTAATAGCAACAAAAAGTAGAAACGTTGCCTACTTTATTCAAATGTTTATTGATGAGAATAGATAAAAAGGTgacattttcattattttgttttactattaAAATCAAAAAGCTTCATCCTAAGATCTGCCTGTAAGTACTGCCCATTTGTAAATGTATCTCATTACTGCTCATGCTGTAGGCATTATAATGTGCTGCTCTTATTTTCAGTGATACTCACGATTGTTTAGATGAATCCGGTTAGCACGTTTTCCATAAGATGGTAAAGAATCAAGGTCGGCACCTGCATGTAAACAGTGACAataagtttttccttttttaacaaacaaaGGAATGCCAAGAAAACAGACTCAACTAACTACAAGTTCTCATAAACTGAAAGACACGTACACTGCAGGAACTTTCACATGCACCCCATAACACCATGTACACATATACCAATAGTTGCTGTTTAAAATTCAGAATACAGCTGTAGGTCAGTAACCAAAGAAGTTTTAAAACCTTCAGTCAAAAACACTAAGGGTAAAAGCTCTGGGTGCTAATTGTAACACACAGCTTCCATTTTTGAGTATATCTAAGGAGTATTTGGCTTTTTGGGAAATTATTTTGGGTAGAGTAGCATACCTCAACTTCCCCCTACCCTCCTGGCAGACCCTGAACAACTTTTGTGACTCAGCAGACTGATGTCagtatataatatttttttcaagtttcaatgtTAAAACTAGCTCCAAAGTCTGACTTGTCATCAACAACTGTGTTTTACATAGGCGTatgggccggggggggggggggggggggggggggatgggggcaaggggggctgcagcccccccaaagtctgggcaactcagattttttgggcagcgagaggaaatttgggcaaagccagtttttaaagacgtctccatgttcatttaattattttaaagacctgaatattaacctgaagtaggcgtaataatccagttacattacAGTGGTTGCTTACCATGTGATGAGTAATTTACATATTTGCAGGGTTTTTTTTGTTGGGCACTATACTGCATTGCACTAGCTGGAATGGGCTATTTCCAGTCGAGAACTGATTGAAATAAACTTTcgcataactttctagaatcatctccactcgaagaacagtgtatggcagatagcattTAGCAATGGGTAttgcctgcatagcaggcgttTCCGCACGAGTTCGACTGAAAACGCTTCAATGggtatgaaaatgaagaagtggctgactaattctcagtttgaattacgagaagaatcttaattctttaaaaaatctatcaagcggtttaaaattattcgctgatttgttaaagtagaccgaaatgtttacaaaaccgctaacaagagtgtctcgatacatactaatcaaatccttctttcgatTCTAGCAATCAAGCAGAGCTATCTCCACGATCTTTCACACATggttttaaaaagattaaaactaccATGAGGTTAAATTGCAGgacaaaagcgcttcgttttctacagataatggccaaaaatcaagattttccttttcttaccatatttctaataataaaaacttcattgcaaaatatctcgataactcGATATCtcgttttgcttaaacttcacgaacatcgaggcgaccGTATTGGAGAAAACAGCtcctgtgaacgattttgtaagATTCCTGTACCAAGAATCATTGCtaaagtaaaataggtaatggagtcatttcgttgctatgacaactccgatatCATTGCAGCCCTGATAATGCCAAATTTTTTCATCTTAATACTACTGTGgtcgcaatttttccaaatgtttgtttatggcgacgcaGTTTATGCTCAGActtggtattgaccctgaaaaactgtatcgagccaccttcataTGCCAGGACGGCCTATGTTGTCGCAATATGGCCCTCATTTCTTTTTACTCTTTcctaaaaatttgggcaacttaggagattttttgggcaaatggtttaccgtcccccctggcaaaaaatttcccgtacaCCTATGGTGTTTTAAGATCTAATTATTACACTTTAGTGGTCAATCTGTCTAATCTCTTGAGCCCTTACATCTGATGATCTCtgatttctctcttttttttaacaacatgGGAAGTTATCCCTATAACTCAATGAGCACTTACACAAACTTACCCATGTCAATTAAAGCTACTTTCACATCACTAAGTGTTGGTTTGACACGAGCTGAGATTTCACAACTGAGTTTACAGCTATGACCAAGCTCACACAAATCTATATTGCAGAGCAGAAAACAAAGATTTAAACCtaagaaaataatgtttaacCACAGgaagcccaagctcgaaatatgaccatTGGCACTGTTGAATAACATTCAAAATACAAGGAACTGTATGGGAGAAAAAGCAATTGTTTCTGTAGCCTACGAATGTGAAAAGATTTAACTAAAAATTGGTGAACTTCAGTTAagttgtgtgtttcttctttcctgtgtgGTTTCTGAGCCAATTTATGGCCATTTAATGGGTTTGCTCTCTATAATTCTTCCCTGAGGTTGGGTACTGGATCAAAGCAGTCAAATGGATCAACCAAAGGAAGACAGCCTTAAAGTCACACCAAAGGCTCCACTCGCCTCCATATTACACCTATATTCTAGAAGATAGTTCTGCTTACCATTCATGATCTTCGTTTACGTGGCATTTGCGTAGAAGACAAATAAAAGGTTACTTCATTTGGAGCCATCGACAGAAGCTTTATTTTGATCTCTGTGTTCCCTCCTTTGGCAGATCCATTTTAGACTGCTTCGCTCTGGTACACTACCTTGGGGTACTCTCTCATATACCGTGGAATAAAATAGTTATTAATTGACCAATTAAACCCATTAACTGGCCATAAATCAGCTCAGAAACCACACAGGAGAGAACACACAACTTAACAGAGGTTAGCCAACTTTTAtttagcctcccatgcagacgttCTTAACGGTTGGTCCCACGTTCCTGCCCCACAAACATCTGTTGAAATGAGAGGGGAAAACGTAGACCAGTCACTGCAcacttccagatctgggaagtgcactttggaccttgagaacTTTTGTACGAGATTttagaaaagatcagaaaggtatacctgccaactctcatgccttaggcgtgagtctcacgcctactagttgaaaacttcgatctcacaCCGGCTCATgcttgcgggccaatttctcacgcctgattgaaacATGTGAGTTGTCGCCGacttgcttgacacaatttccaaaaatatgttaactcagacccatgtaaggaacgaaaaccatgtgtaaaatgaataaatgacaataccttcctcgcgctctctgatttttgaagtgaaaagcaagtgaaaacttCTCCTTTGGCAGACTTCGGATGTCTTTGCAGAAGACTTTGGACctcttcgggaatcttcggaaatgatcatgtcgtcttcaaaaatcaaaatctcaCGCtcatatctcagaaaaagttggcaggtatagaAAGGTCTCATGAAAGGTGGAGACCTTACACTCTTAGAACAAACTACTCAGTTAACTCACACACCTTCGTACAgagagaaataaacaaaaagccTCTTGTCCGTAGCAAAACTCTTTGGTCACATATCACACTCTACCAAGCTTCTACGTTGTGTTTGGGttgtcaacactttgacttcaatAGCAGTGATGGGTTCTCTGATAGTCAGCACATGATCTCCAGCTAATATTTGCGAACAATGGGAAAATAATTTAACCGCTCTTTTCAGCCGATGtttgtggggcaggaacgcgtgacgagcCCCTTAGAATGTCTGCGTGGAAGGCttctttttatttaaatcctttcacattcgtaggctacagaaacaatttttttttctccgatacaaatccttataatttgaACATTACGCAACAGTGTCGATGGTCATATTTTGAGTTTGGGCCACTTATGATTTTAAGTATACTGGAAAGAAAAGGAATATTGAatgcagtcgaacctcccgtaagcgaccacccaaaatggaATATTTAAAGGTCGCCTACACATCATTTCTATGGACTACAAGAGTACAGAAAATGGGGCAATGTGATGTATTTGTTAAATACATTGTAATTAAATCATCTGCTTGCTACTCAGCTTTATTCTGGACATAGGAAGAAAAGACTTTAATGACAGAAAACACCAGGGGAAAAAGATCATAAAACTATCAAACGATCTCTCtctcgccttttttttttcattaaaagcaaCGTACTTTCCATTGCAGTCAAATAGGTATGAGTTCGATTTGGGGGGATGACCagaataaacaatgaaaatagaTCTTCCGATGCAATTGACTCTGTCAAATGACTTTATCAAAATTAAGCTTAATGATGTGCACATAACATAGACAAAATAACATTACTTACAGCTTTGAAGCATTTCAGTAAGAGTTTCCAAAGCTAACTTAGAAGCAGATGCGAATCCATGTTCTTTTAGTATGGCGCATATAGAAATCTCGAGAAGACGCCGGTTCGTAGCGCTTACGTCCGCCATCTTGTATTGGCAAAAACTACCCAGAATGCCTTTAGGATTTATTTacgggggagggaggggaggggtctAGAAGCAATACGGGGGCAGGTGTCCCCAGAATAAAGGTGTCCCTGTGGATGGCGGTTGGGCACAGGTTTGTTACAGTGTGACTACTAAAACCGGGGCCACCTAGAtaaagttgaccaatcagataaCAGGAAAGAAACGATACATAGTATAGTTATTTTCCTATAATCtcattggtcaactttgtctaagtgGCCCCAGTTACAGTACCGTAGTCacactgtaataataataataataataataataataataataataatcaacgAATAACATATTTTATCAAAAAAGGCATCTGCTCTTGCGGGCTACGGAATCTGCAGAGGGGTGgagacgtatgacatttcagactatcattatttcaagcagctagataaCAATCTCTGCGATGTTGTGTGTTGAATTCCACAAGAGCAGTACATTGGATTTAAGTGAATTAAttcatgttttgaaagctgtctCTGTTGTGACTGGTGGACAGTTAAACTTATCAATGATGTTTGTGGACAGTCACTTTTTGATTGCCAAGGTGTCCGCTGAATGGTTAAACTCAGCACTCGCAACCCAAAAAAGGTGTCtctttcccctgaatagaggtgtcccatCACCAGAGGTAACAAATTTGTAcacaaagattatgtgaacattttttctgggaccaaattttgtgttcCCTAAATGGAGGTatcccttgaatagaggtgtcctaaaggagaggttccactgtactcaGGAATACAGcaaccaaataaataaaatttacaaaaaataaatacataaatttaaTTAATAAACTAATTAATTTAAAAGTCAATTATTTACAAAAGGCCCTGAAAGAGATcctagtaaaatgtaaaatgaaataaattaagtgaaataaaaaaactaacatACTGCAGTACCAGATGtgaggaaaacaaacaaagaaacaaagcaaaagcaacaacaaaacaaagataGTATTGGAATAATTTATAGCAATATTATTTTGATCTAGAATAGTTATATCGATAGGGCTTTGGCATgcaatttatcaaaattcaaacagagAGATAGAGCTGCCACTGAATTCAGTGAAACATAGAAAATAGCCGCTCAAAACAATTAATAGGGTATAAATGACAaggcaaatacaaaagaaggcacAGGTGGATGAACTTGAAGACAATTAAGACAGATTGCTATTGTGATTTGTCAGCCTAACAGTTCCTAACaaagttcttttttgttgtatgTAGGCTTTAGGAGAAACTTGGTCATTGGTGAATAAAGATGTGTTACTGGACATATTAACCCACTGAACTAGACAGCCATGACACAGCCCCATTAAATGGAACTGCAATAGAAATTACTGACAGGGCTATAAAACACACATATATACATTCtactacttaaaaaaaattccaggactTTTACAGGGTCAATAAGCTATTGAGCCTATGGTGACTCTAAATTCTATggtgggcaccctggattttacaggtttagagcactgggctcccttcaattttccttagagcctAGCcttacacagtgcatgtataGAAGAAGCATGGGTGTTCCAGAGAAACCCACTCACTACTGCTTATAGGCTATGGCAGATggcaatgaaataaaaaattttcagtacacaagtttatttatttttcaatttatttatttatttacatttttgtacATCACAGGGTCAAATGGAAAGAAGGTTTAATGGGATATGTACAGTTGTACAATAtttctaaaacaaaatataaatgtAATTTCTTAATTGTAATTACATGAGTAAAATAGATATAATAATTATGAAGTAAATCTTTCATGTAAAAAATGACTGTAACTAGCAAATAAAACTCAGACAAGTTGTGCTTTAATAACGTAGATGTATATTTTTGTAGTGTTATTGGTGTCTCTCTCCTCCACAGAGACTCGCAGAGAGGGAGGTAACAGGTTCAGTTCCAGGGCTGGACCATTAGCTGGGCTCTCCAAAATAAttactgagaaatgaaggtacttcctttgccctgcaaatggccaGACCTTCATATGGATTGTTTTGGAAGACGACGTAAAGTGGTGGTTCCGTCCCCAGTAAGGGACATAAAAATAGTGTTCCCATTATTAGTACCTtagtgctaaatacattgacactcaaataacaCTATATCTATAAAAGGTCAAGGGACCTTCATGTAAGCTACATGTATTTCATCACAGGTCATTTTAGGTTTTACCACCCAAGCAGTACCAATCCACAATTTTTATTCTCCAAAAGGTATGACAAGCACCCCTATCATTTATGGGAAGTACATGTATGGAGAGGTACTCCTCCAAGGGCTAAATTAAGTCCTACACTTCACATGGACTGGAACTTTAAGCAAAAACACAATAATTTATAGCATAACCTACATGTATAATATTATGTTATTTACATAATATCACATAGCAAAATAGCAAAAGGGGGTTGTGATTTATACAATATTTTgctttaaacaatattttttaaaaaattatatttcctAGGCAGGATTGGCTCAGTCAGTAGAGCACTCGACTGCAGAACGGGAGGTCCCGAGTTCAATTCCAGggaccggaccaacactcaggatcttaaaatgactgagaaatggaggtactccctttgccctgcaaatggctggACCTTCACATGGCTCTGAGGACCACATAAAATGGCAGCCCTGTCTCCAGAAGGAGACATAaaaatatagtgtccccaattagtgcttttgtgctaaatacattgacactcaaataaagtgcctttttttttctttttttttttagtaatgtTATTTCCAAGTGTACCTGAAAATTTTACAGAGCTGGTTTCTagtaaaaataa encodes:
- the LOC140927149 gene encoding transcription initiation factor TFIID subunit 8-like → MADVSATNRRLLEISICAILKEHGFASASKLALETLTEMLQSYLCELGHSCKLSCEISARVKPTLSDVKVALIDMGADLDSLPSYGKRANRIHLNNPLKSRVAPTPKSLAAGTRQPRPAHIPAHLPPLPDPHSYIKTPAFRQSSKEYQAVREKYASQRKDIEEGLSKFLAKTAELSSGICEGLDAPSFPLLVNESPVLPYLPAVGDLDEVELPEQDSALRESQSSGMLPTNAPSTESFNNDNPYMRPAKRIRKTLKPS